A single region of the Aestuariirhabdus litorea genome encodes:
- the rpsL gene encoding 30S ribosomal protein S12, translating into MATINQLVRKPRKRKVAKSDVPALQACPQRRGVCTRVYTTTPKKPNSALRKVCRVRLTNGFEVTSYIGGEGHNLQEHSVVLIRGGRVKDLPGVRYHTVRGSLDTQGVNDRKQGRSKYGTKRPK; encoded by the coding sequence ATGGCAACTATTAACCAGTTGGTTCGTAAGCCGCGTAAACGCAAAGTCGCTAAAAGTGACGTACCCGCCCTGCAGGCTTGCCCTCAGCGTCGTGGTGTGTGCACTCGCGTCTATACAACTACCCCCAAGAAGCCTAACTCTGCGCTTCGTAAGGTATGTCGTGTGCGTTTGACCAACGGCTTCGAGGTAACCTCGTACATCGGTGGTGAAGGCCACAACCTTCAGGAGCACAGTGTGGTTCTGATTCGCGGCGGTCGTGTAAAGGACTTGCCGGGTGTACGTTATCACACCGTTCGCGGAAGTCTGGATACCCAGGGTGTTAACGACCGTAAGCAGGGTCGTTCCAAGTACGGTACCAAGCGTCCGAAGTAA
- the rpsG gene encoding 30S ribosomal protein S7 encodes MPRRRVIAKREVLPDPKYGNQTLAKFINHVMVSGKKSVAERIVYGALDKVAERTKGDALEIFEKALESIAPMVEVKSRRVGGATYQVPVEVRPSRRTALAMRWLVDYSRKRGEKSMALRLAGEIADAAEGKGAAVKKREDVHRMAEANKAFSHFRF; translated from the coding sequence ATGCCAAGAAGACGAGTCATCGCTAAGCGCGAGGTTCTCCCAGATCCTAAGTACGGGAACCAAACGCTGGCCAAGTTCATTAACCACGTAATGGTTAGTGGTAAGAAATCCGTTGCCGAGCGCATTGTTTATGGTGCGTTGGACAAGGTTGCAGAGCGCACCAAGGGTGACGCGCTGGAGATTTTTGAAAAGGCGCTGGAATCCATCGCGCCAATGGTGGAGGTTAAATCCCGCCGAGTGGGTGGTGCGACCTATCAGGTGCCGGTAGAGGTTCGTCCTTCCCGTCGTACCGCACTGGCTATGCGCTGGCTGGTAGATTACTCCCGTAAGCGTGGTGAGAAGTCTATGGCCCTGCGTCTGGCGGGCGAAATTGCCGATGCGGCTGAAGGTAAGGGTGCTGCGGTTAAGAAGCGTGAAGACGTTCACCGTATGGCTGAAGCCAACAAAGCGTTCTCTCACTTCCGTTTCTAA